A stretch of Mucilaginibacter terrae DNA encodes these proteins:
- a CDS encoding ABC transporter permease produces MKGFLLSLQSEFYKSRKTLGFWGSILLPLLITFFVAVGFYFNADKVAAFPSEKLWGQFAGIPLAVMGSLLLPMYIVFIGYSVNAIEHKSDTWKTLFTLPIPKWSIYTAKYLYAVILVLITLTLFFVLTIGFGNLLGNIQPKLKFGGYHMESTLFQVYAKLFLASQGIIALQFLMGLLWKDFLKPMGIGFVGTIAGIILTGPAHWKYAYILPYAQPLLSIMGIGNRKIRPNETPDFLTNEVWISLVIAAVVYVAGYFIVERRSIK; encoded by the coding sequence ATGAAAGGATTCTTACTATCACTGCAATCTGAATTTTATAAGAGCCGCAAAACCTTAGGTTTTTGGGGCTCTATACTCTTGCCGCTGTTAATTACCTTTTTTGTAGCAGTAGGTTTTTACTTTAATGCCGATAAAGTAGCCGCTTTTCCTTCTGAAAAATTATGGGGACAATTTGCCGGTATACCATTAGCGGTAATGGGCTCATTGCTATTGCCTATGTATATTGTATTTATAGGATACTCGGTAAACGCTATCGAACATAAATCAGATACGTGGAAAACACTGTTTACATTGCCTATTCCAAAATGGTCTATATATACTGCTAAATACTTGTATGCTGTAATTTTAGTGTTAATAACCCTAACGTTATTCTTTGTGCTTACCATAGGCTTTGGTAATTTGTTAGGCAATATTCAACCCAAATTAAAATTTGGCGGCTACCATATGGAAAGCACGCTCTTTCAGGTATATGCAAAATTATTCTTAGCATCGCAAGGCATTATTGCACTCCAGTTTTTAATGGGCTTGCTTTGGAAAGACTTTTTAAAACCCATGGGCATTGGCTTTGTAGGTACTATTGCCGGTATAATACTTACCGGGCCGGCTCACTGGAAATACGCATATATTCTCCCTTATGCACAACCTTTACTTTCCATCATGGGTATAGGTAACCGAAAAATACGCCCTAACGAAACTCCCGACTTTTTAACTAACGAAGTGTGGATTAGCCTGGTCATAGCCGCGGTAGTTTACGTAGCCGGTTATTTTATTGTAGAACGCCGGAGTATTAAGTAA
- a CDS encoding IS3 family transposase yields the protein MTAHSRGLRELCGLLGYSTQAYYQYLKATERRSFGQEELVQQVLAYRREQPRIGTRKLFSLLQPAIGRDAFFVLLRESGLLVRQKRRHARTTFSYHRFRKYPDLVKEMVIDRPGQLWVSDITYIRMGEGFAYLSLVTDAYSRKVIGFSMSHDLSTDNCLQALKMALKQREGNHPLVHHSDRGIQYCSGAYTELLKQNGISISMTQSGNPRDNAIAERVNGILKMELLQERYADISSARQSIRQAVIIYNTLRPHSSLDMMTPEQAHRLTGPIKRRWQNYYPVKQQYADVV from the coding sequence ATAACGGCACATTCACGTGGCTTGCGTGAACTGTGCGGACTGCTTGGTTACAGCACACAAGCTTATTATCAGTATTTAAAAGCAACGGAACGTCGGAGCTTCGGCCAGGAAGAGCTCGTCCAGCAGGTACTGGCTTACCGCAGGGAGCAACCCCGTATAGGGACGAGGAAGCTGTTTTCACTGCTGCAGCCGGCTATAGGCCGTGATGCATTCTTTGTGTTGTTACGGGAAAGCGGGCTGCTGGTGCGGCAGAAGCGCCGTCATGCACGCACCACGTTTTCCTACCACCGCTTCAGGAAGTACCCGGACCTGGTAAAAGAGATGGTTATAGACCGTCCGGGCCAGCTTTGGGTGAGCGATATTACCTATATCCGCATGGGGGAAGGCTTTGCCTATCTGAGCCTGGTAACAGATGCTTACAGCCGAAAGGTCATTGGCTTTTCAATGAGCCATGACCTTTCTACGGACAATTGCCTGCAGGCTTTAAAGATGGCACTGAAGCAACGGGAAGGAAACCATCCCCTGGTGCATCATTCGGACCGGGGCATACAATACTGCAGCGGGGCATATACGGAGTTATTAAAGCAAAATGGGATCTCTATCAGCATGACGCAAAGTGGTAACCCGCGCGACAATGCCATTGCAGAACGGGTTAACGGGATCCTCAAGATGGAACTATTGCAGGAAAGATACGCAGATATCAGCAGTGCCAGGCAAAGCATCAGGCAGGCTGTTATTATCTATAATACCCTGCGCCCGCACAGTAGCCTGGATATGATGACACCTGAACAAGCCCACAGGCTGACAGGGCCGATCAAACGAAGGTGGCAGAATTACTACCCGGTAAAGCAACAGTATGCGGATGTTGTGTAA
- a CDS encoding LytR/AlgR family response regulator transcription factor yields the protein MIRCLVVDDEPLALHVVEDYIAKVPFLQLVKATTSAIEALTLVQDGSIDLVFLDVQMPELTGIQFMRIANGKAKIILTTAYPQYALEGYELDAIDYLLKPIAFDRFYKAAQKVQATLFPASAKPAEKEEVQQPQSDISNDFIFVKTEHKIQKVYLNSILFIEGLKDYISIFTPTERIITLQNMKKVEDALPERHFIRVHRSYIVALNKIDSIERSRIFMGDKIIPIGDTYRDDFFKMVEEKNI from the coding sequence ATGATTAGATGTTTGGTAGTTGATGATGAGCCATTGGCCCTGCACGTAGTAGAAGATTACATTGCAAAGGTTCCGTTTTTACAATTGGTAAAAGCTACTACCAGCGCTATAGAGGCCTTAACCTTGGTGCAGGACGGTAGTATCGACCTCGTGTTTCTGGACGTGCAGATGCCCGAGCTTACCGGCATACAATTTATGCGTATAGCTAACGGCAAGGCCAAAATTATTTTAACCACAGCTTACCCGCAATATGCGTTGGAAGGCTACGAGCTGGATGCCATAGACTACCTGCTTAAACCCATCGCGTTCGACAGGTTTTACAAGGCAGCTCAAAAAGTTCAGGCTACATTATTTCCGGCCAGTGCTAAACCTGCCGAAAAGGAAGAAGTGCAGCAACCCCAGTCGGATATTTCTAACGATTTCATTTTTGTAAAAACCGAGCATAAAATTCAAAAGGTATACCTTAACAGTATTCTGTTCATCGAAGGACTGAAAGACTATATTTCCATTTTTACCCCCACAGAGCGCATCATCACCCTGCAAAACATGAAAAAGGTAGAAGATGCCCTGCCCGAACGGCACTTTATTCGCGTGCATCGCTCATACATCGTTGCCCTCAACAAAATTGACAGCATTGAACGCAGCCGCATTTTTATGGGCGATAAAATTATCCCCATAGGCGATACCTATCGTGACGATTTCTTTAAAATGGTGGAGGAGAAGAACATTTAA
- a CDS encoding M28 family metallopeptidase: protein MKLKFLLPFLFAVPAMAQTTVKQDAAIKQMGDEVSAQNIEAIVRKLVSFKTRHTLSDTTSKTTGIGAARNWIKAEYERYAAASGGRMKVEFDTFTQPSGGRIGKPTVLKNVLATLKGSDPSDTRVYIVSGHYDSRVNNVMDSASVAPGAVDDASGTAVSMEIARVMAKRSFPATIIFMAVVGEEQGLNGSTNVAKRALAEKWNIDAVLNNDIVGNTYGMDNGIKNNTTVRVFSEGVPSIAAKDARMITSLINNGGENDSPSRLLARYVKEVGERYVGHLDVKMVYRRDRFLRGGDQTPFLQNGFTAVRFTEMNEDFTRQHQDIRKEKGIDYGDLPDFADYPYIQKVARMNLSVLANLALAPAQPQNVGVSTSGLTNKTTLKWEEPKAGKKPAGYYILMRETINPYWERKIFVTGNEYTSEYSKDNYFFAVQAVDADGHESLAVYPKPVR, encoded by the coding sequence ATGAAACTCAAATTTTTACTCCCCTTTTTATTTGCCGTACCCGCTATGGCACAAACCACGGTAAAACAGGATGCCGCCATTAAGCAAATGGGCGATGAGGTATCGGCTCAAAACATTGAAGCCATTGTGCGCAAACTGGTGAGCTTTAAAACCCGCCATACCCTGAGCGATACCACCAGCAAAACAACCGGTATTGGCGCTGCCCGTAACTGGATAAAAGCCGAGTATGAGCGCTATGCCGCCGCATCGGGCGGACGCATGAAAGTGGAATTTGACACTTTTACCCAGCCCTCAGGAGGCCGAATTGGCAAGCCAACTGTGCTCAAAAATGTGCTGGCCACCCTAAAAGGCTCCGACCCTAGTGATACCCGTGTTTACATTGTTTCGGGGCACTATGATTCCAGAGTGAATAACGTGATGGACTCGGCCTCGGTGGCACCGGGTGCGGTTGATGATGCTTCGGGTACTGCGGTTTCGATGGAGATTGCACGTGTGATGGCTAAACGTTCATTCCCGGCTACAATAATTTTTATGGCGGTAGTAGGTGAGGAACAAGGCCTGAATGGCTCCACCAACGTAGCCAAACGTGCCCTTGCCGAAAAATGGAATATAGATGCTGTACTTAACAATGATATTGTAGGCAATACCTACGGCATGGATAATGGCATAAAAAATAATACTACTGTACGTGTATTTAGCGAGGGTGTACCATCCATTGCCGCTAAGGATGCTCGCATGATCACGTCGCTTATTAACAACGGCGGAGAAAACGACAGCCCTTCGCGCCTGTTGGCCCGTTATGTGAAAGAAGTAGGCGAACGTTATGTAGGCCATTTAGATGTGAAAATGGTTTATCGCCGCGACCGCTTTTTGCGTGGAGGAGACCAAACACCGTTCCTGCAAAACGGCTTCACCGCCGTACGCTTTACCGAAATGAATGAGGACTTTACCCGCCAGCACCAGGACATTCGCAAGGAAAAAGGTATAGACTACGGCGACCTACCCGATTTTGCCGATTACCCCTATATACAAAAAGTAGCGCGCATGAATCTTTCGGTATTGGCTAACCTGGCTTTGGCACCTGCTCAACCACAAAATGTAGGTGTAAGCACCAGCGGCCTCACCAATAAAACCACCCTCAAATGGGAAGAACCCAAAGCAGGAAAAAAACCGGCTGGTTATTACATCCTCATGCGCGAAACCATTAATCCGTACTGGGAACGCAAGATTTTTGTAACCGGTAATGAGTATACATCAGAATACTCAAAGGATAACTACTTTTTTGCCGTACAGGCGGTAGATGCCGATGGGCATGAAAGTTTGGCGGTTTACCCGAAACCGGTGAGGTAG
- a CDS encoding sensor histidine kinase, translating into MIAFFMFIAHNNSKLKTIDLFVTFVGYGAINISLFYLNYLIYIPNYLDKKQYGKYILYVLLAVIGIGFLKYGVGWIFHEYILTGRNGKTINFASYYISALFTSIIFILLSLLLHFTVDWFLNERIQRDLENQRLTAELALLKSQINPHFLFNSLNSIYSLAYQRADNTPDAILKLSEIMRYMLYECNDNKVDLAKELQYLQNFIDLQKIRFGENCYVDFDVDGIISKQRIVPLLLISFIENAFKHGVANDPSSPIQLKITVDDGSLQFYMHNKKHLHNRDTVGGIGLVNVKRRLKLLYPGQYHLNITDTEYTYTCELSLVL; encoded by the coding sequence ATGATCGCTTTTTTCATGTTCATTGCCCACAATAATTCCAAATTAAAAACCATAGATCTGTTTGTAACCTTTGTGGGTTACGGTGCTATCAACATCAGCCTTTTTTACCTAAATTATCTTATATATATACCCAACTACCTCGATAAAAAGCAGTATGGTAAATACATACTGTATGTTTTACTGGCAGTTATTGGGATAGGGTTTTTAAAATACGGGGTAGGCTGGATATTCCATGAGTATATATTAACGGGCCGCAATGGTAAAACCATCAACTTTGCGTCTTACTACATCAGTGCTTTATTTACCAGCATCATATTTATACTGCTAAGTTTATTGCTGCATTTTACGGTTGATTGGTTTTTAAACGAACGCATACAGCGCGACCTCGAAAACCAGCGCCTTACGGCCGAACTCGCTTTGCTGAAATCGCAGATAAACCCGCATTTTTTATTCAACTCGCTCAATAGCATATACTCGCTGGCCTATCAACGGGCCGATAATACGCCCGATGCCATCCTCAAGCTATCGGAAATTATGCGTTACATGCTGTATGAGTGTAATGATAACAAGGTTGATCTGGCTAAAGAGCTGCAATACCTGCAAAACTTTATCGATTTACAAAAGATCAGGTTTGGTGAAAACTGCTATGTTGATTTTGATGTAGATGGCATTATTTCCAAACAGCGCATTGTGCCATTGCTGCTAATATCCTTTATTGAGAATGCCTTTAAACACGGTGTAGCTAACGATCCCAGCTCGCCCATTCAGCTTAAAATTACAGTTGATGATGGCAGTTTACAGTTTTACATGCACAACAAAAAGCACCTGCATAACCGCGATACCGTGGGCGGAATAGGGTTGGTTAATGTAAAGCGCCGTTTAAAATTATTGTACCCCGGTCAGTATCATTTAAACATTACTGATACCGAATACACATATACTTGCGAATTATCATTAGTTTTATAA
- a CDS encoding sialate O-acetylesterase, with translation MIKQFTLALITLLICVTASAQIRLPKVIASNMVLQQKQPVPVWGWAKAGRTVKVTFGSQTKTATADTAGYWKVTLSSLKANDKPQDLLISSDTSNIKLTNILVGEVWLCSGQSNMEYTMRLMKNYTKPAKGIDSAELELTTNNPQIRLFKVEKKLSLPDVITTGWNECGGEALAQMSAAGYYFAKNLQAKLHVPIGIISSSWGGSRIEPWTAPSAYTVLPAFAKEAAQTPLMIDEVEPGKNYKSMIEPLAPFALHGFLWYQGESNCMLNEPGMRYADKMQALVDGWRKQWNQPKAPFYSVLIAPHYYTRRKDKVPHTPQTEAEFWEQQVQSTQIPNTALITITDLVDDLPNIHPSYKWEIGRRLSLLALAKDYGVKNLTYSGPMYKSMQVTDNKIVLKFTDAAGLKTSDGKAPDFFTIAGADGNYVEAKAEISGNTITLSSPQVAKPTTARFAWTEIARPNLVNGAGLPAVPFRTDGLKWEYKK, from the coding sequence ATGATTAAGCAATTTACGCTCGCTCTTATTACGTTACTCATTTGTGTTACCGCATCGGCACAAATACGATTGCCAAAAGTTATTGCCAGCAACATGGTATTGCAGCAAAAACAACCCGTACCGGTTTGGGGCTGGGCTAAAGCCGGACGCACCGTGAAAGTAACCTTCGGCAGTCAAACCAAAACAGCTACTGCCGATACCGCAGGTTACTGGAAGGTTACCTTAAGCAGTTTAAAAGCAAACGATAAACCGCAGGATCTACTCATATCTTCCGACACATCCAACATCAAGCTTACCAATATTTTAGTAGGTGAAGTTTGGCTATGCTCGGGCCAATCGAACATGGAATACACCATGCGCCTGATGAAAAATTATACTAAACCGGCCAAAGGTATCGACAGCGCCGAACTGGAATTGACCACCAATAACCCGCAAATACGTTTGTTTAAGGTTGAAAAGAAATTGAGCTTGCCCGATGTTATCACCACCGGCTGGAACGAATGTGGTGGCGAGGCACTGGCCCAAATGTCGGCCGCGGGGTATTATTTTGCCAAAAACCTGCAGGCTAAACTACATGTACCAATTGGCATCATCAGTTCATCGTGGGGCGGCAGCCGTATTGAGCCGTGGACGGCACCATCGGCCTATACCGTTTTGCCTGCTTTTGCCAAAGAAGCCGCACAAACACCATTAATGATAGATGAAGTGGAACCGGGCAAAAATTATAAAAGTATGATTGAACCGCTTGCACCGTTTGCACTGCACGGTTTTTTATGGTACCAGGGCGAATCGAACTGTATGCTGAATGAACCGGGTATGCGTTACGCCGACAAAATGCAGGCCCTGGTTGATGGCTGGCGCAAGCAATGGAACCAGCCTAAAGCACCATTTTACTCGGTATTAATTGCGCCGCATTATTACACCCGCCGTAAAGACAAAGTCCCTCATACCCCACAAACCGAGGCAGAGTTTTGGGAGCAACAAGTGCAATCAACCCAAATACCCAATACGGCATTAATTACCATAACCGATCTGGTTGATGACCTGCCCAATATCCACCCTTCGTACAAGTGGGAGATTGGACGCCGGCTGTCATTACTGGCCTTGGCTAAAGATTATGGGGTTAAAAACCTCACTTACAGCGGACCAATGTATAAAAGCATGCAGGTTACCGACAATAAGATAGTGCTCAAATTTACTGATGCCGCAGGCCTGAAAACCAGCGATGGCAAAGCGCCCGACTTTTTCACCATAGCCGGTGCCGACGGGAACTACGTGGAAGCAAAGGCCGAAATATCGGGCAATACTATTACACTGTCCAGTCCGCAGGTTGCCAAACCAACCACTGCCCGCTTTGCATGGACAGAAATTGCGCGGCCTAACCTGGTTAACGGTGCAGGTTTGCCCGCCGTGCCTTTCCGTACCGATGGCTTAAAATGGGAGTATAAAAAGTAA
- a CDS encoding ABC transporter ATP-binding protein, whose product MVIKTNNLNFYFGNQLVVKSLSLEVPEGSVFGFLGPNGAGKTTTIKMLLNLLKIQEGSIHIFGKELQSKRLEILRQIGSLIEQPAIYTHLTGKDNLINRARLLQVPIDRVEDMLALVHLKDAANKKAGAYSLGMKQRLGIALAMLADPKLLILDEPTNGLDPNGIIEIRELLIKLAKEQGKTIFVSSHMLAEVEKMATHVGIINHGAMLFQGSIEELESLSQPMVQVETDNTADAANYLKRSGYEISQVTDNYLTLPFTSKDDTAAINASLHNNGHKIYSIGKVQKDLEELFLNITQQA is encoded by the coding sequence ATGGTAATTAAAACCAACAACCTAAACTTTTACTTTGGCAACCAGCTTGTTGTTAAATCATTATCTCTCGAAGTACCCGAGGGAAGCGTATTTGGATTTTTAGGCCCTAACGGTGCCGGAAAAACCACCACTATAAAAATGCTGCTCAACCTGTTAAAAATACAGGAGGGTAGCATTCATATTTTTGGCAAAGAGCTGCAAAGCAAGCGTTTGGAAATTTTAAGACAAATTGGTTCGCTTATTGAGCAACCCGCTATATATACCCACCTAACCGGTAAAGACAATCTTATTAACCGCGCACGTTTACTGCAAGTACCTATTGATAGGGTTGAAGACATGCTGGCGCTGGTGCATCTTAAAGATGCTGCCAACAAAAAAGCCGGAGCCTACTCGTTAGGAATGAAACAGCGCCTGGGTATTGCCCTGGCTATGCTGGCCGATCCAAAACTGCTTATTTTAGATGAACCCACCAACGGCCTCGACCCCAACGGTATCATAGAGATACGCGAACTACTGATCAAGTTGGCTAAAGAGCAGGGCAAAACCATTTTTGTAAGCAGCCATATGCTGGCCGAAGTTGAAAAAATGGCTACGCACGTTGGTATTATTAACCACGGTGCCATGCTGTTTCAGGGTAGTATTGAGGAACTGGAAAGCCTTAGCCAACCTATGGTGCAAGTTGAAACTGATAATACTGCCGATGCTGCCAATTATTTAAAACGCAGCGGTTACGAAATTTCGCAAGTTACCGATAACTATCTAACCTTACCTTTCACCTCAAAAGACGATACAGCCGCCATTAATGCTTCACTGCATAATAACGGCCATAAAATATACAGTATTGGCAAGGTGCAAAAAGACCTCGAAGAGTTGTTTTTAAATATTACCCAACAAGCCTAA